In Deinococcus sedimenti, a single genomic region encodes these proteins:
- a CDS encoding MDR family MFS transporter yields the protein MSAHTAEPEGRIDYAKTLDLPTKRLILFGVLLGLFLSALDQTIVSTAMPRITQDLNGLSLYSWVTTAYLLTNTALVPIYGKLSDLYGRKPILMLGIVIFLIGSALCGLAGEPFLGNLFGGGMMQLVVFRGLQGVGAAALGSVAFAIIADLFEPVDRPRYQGLFGAVFGLSSVIGPLLGGFLTDQVSWRWVFYVNLPIGLIALAFIASKMPRLASGLQAKVDWLGAFLILVFTVPLLLALTWGADGNYAWTSPQILGLFGLSAASLVAFLFVESRHESPILPLTLFRNPTFAWGALARFMIGAGFLGAILFLSLYLVQVQGVSATAAGTATIPLTVGLIIGAIGSGQIASRMGRYKPLMLIGLITAGLGFFALSTLNADSSYNSVVFRMVLLGLGLGPALPLYTTALQLAVKPWEIGVATSAGQFFQQMGSTIGTAIFGAILTAGVSSNLATQFAAQAASNQGTVATTLQKISDDIRSGNAPTGDRNATPEKPADIQARFATLRKNLTAAIETGDPQAVTALKNDPFIRSLPAPAQAQFTNIPQGGVPAPAREQVLAGALSGVNDGEKITLASARAGKVAFADTISSIYRYSIIVAALAFLATLMMPNLEIPRRAKGERPQPAHVEI from the coding sequence ATGAGCGCACACACCGCCGAACCCGAAGGGCGCATCGACTACGCCAAGACCCTCGACCTGCCCACCAAACGCCTGATCCTCTTCGGCGTGCTGCTGGGCCTGTTCCTCAGCGCGCTGGACCAGACCATCGTGTCCACCGCCATGCCCCGCATCACGCAGGACCTCAACGGCCTGAGCCTGTACTCGTGGGTGACCACCGCGTACCTCCTGACGAACACCGCGCTGGTGCCCATCTACGGGAAGCTCTCGGACCTGTACGGCCGTAAACCCATCCTGATGCTGGGCATCGTGATCTTCCTGATCGGCAGCGCCCTGTGCGGCCTGGCTGGTGAGCCCTTCCTGGGCAACCTGTTCGGCGGCGGCATGATGCAGCTCGTCGTGTTCCGCGGCCTGCAGGGCGTCGGGGCCGCCGCTCTTGGCTCGGTGGCGTTCGCGATCATCGCCGATCTGTTCGAACCCGTCGACCGCCCCCGCTACCAGGGCCTGTTCGGCGCCGTGTTCGGCCTGAGCAGCGTCATCGGACCGCTGCTGGGCGGCTTCCTGACCGACCAGGTGTCGTGGCGCTGGGTGTTCTACGTGAACCTGCCCATCGGCCTGATCGCCCTGGCGTTCATCGCCAGCAAGATGCCCCGCCTCGCCAGCGGCCTGCAGGCCAAAGTCGACTGGCTGGGAGCCTTCCTGATCCTCGTGTTCACCGTGCCGCTCCTGCTGGCCCTCACCTGGGGCGCCGACGGCAACTACGCCTGGACCAGCCCGCAGATCCTGGGCCTGTTCGGCCTGAGCGCCGCCAGCCTCGTCGCGTTCCTGTTCGTCGAGAGCCGCCACGAGAGCCCCATCCTGCCCCTCACGCTGTTCAGGAACCCCACCTTCGCCTGGGGCGCCCTGGCCCGCTTCATGATCGGCGCCGGGTTCCTCGGCGCGATCCTGTTCCTCAGTCTGTACCTCGTGCAGGTGCAGGGCGTCAGCGCCACCGCCGCCGGAACCGCCACCATTCCCCTGACGGTCGGCCTGATCATCGGCGCGATCGGCAGCGGCCAGATCGCCAGCCGCATGGGCCGCTACAAGCCCCTCATGCTGATCGGCCTGATCACCGCCGGGCTGGGCTTCTTCGCGCTGAGCACCCTGAACGCCGACAGCAGCTACAACAGCGTCGTGTTCCGCATGGTGCTGCTGGGCCTGGGCCTCGGCCCCGCTCTGCCGCTGTACACCACCGCCCTGCAACTGGCCGTCAAGCCCTGGGAGATCGGCGTGGCCACCAGCGCCGGGCAGTTCTTCCAGCAGATGGGCAGCACCATCGGCACCGCCATCTTCGGCGCGATCCTCACCGCCGGGGTCAGCAGCAACCTCGCCACGCAGTTCGCCGCGCAGGCCGCCAGCAACCAGGGCACCGTCGCCACCACCCTCCAGAAGATCAGCGACGACATCCGCAGCGGCAACGCCCCCACCGGCGACCGCAACGCCACCCCCGAGAAACCCGCGGACATTCAGGCCCGCTTCGCCACGCTGCGCAAGAACCTCACGGCCGCCATCGAGACCGGCGATCCGCAGGCGGTGACGGCCCTCAAGAACGACCCCTTCATCAGGTCGCTGCCCGCCCCCGCGCAGGCTCAGTTCACGAACATCCCCCAGGGCGGCGTGCCCGCCCCGGCCCGCGAGCAGGTCCTGGCCGGTGCGCTGAGCGGCGTGAACGACGGCGAGAAGATCACGCTCGCCAGCGCCCGAGCCGGGAAGGTCGCGTTCGCGGACACCATCAGCTCCATCTACCGCTACTCGATCATCGTCGCTGCCCTCGCGTTCCTGGCGACCCTGATGATGCCGAACCTGGAAATTCCCCGCCGCGCCAAGGGCGAACGCCCCCAGCCCGCCCACGTCGAGATCTGA
- a CDS encoding MarR family winged helix-turn-helix transcriptional regulator — translation MMPPGQPPPPDPADTGPAQLSPEHVQAAEAFGRTMKRLHRLISSRVMRGMQDELLEWDLSFSQITAMHQLRARAPMTVTQLSELTRLSVPAVSHLVERLVKRGLAQRTENPENRREKLVDLTDAGRDIVGRMDSEFVKAYVTAFQALQLDTVQAATLHLQRVLDELEPTYSCQEHP, via the coding sequence ATGATGCCTCCCGGACAGCCACCCCCTCCTGACCCTGCCGACACCGGACCCGCCCAGCTGAGCCCCGAACACGTGCAGGCCGCCGAAGCCTTCGGCCGGACCATGAAACGCCTGCACCGGCTGATCAGCAGTCGCGTCATGCGGGGCATGCAGGACGAACTGCTCGAATGGGACCTGAGCTTCTCGCAGATCACCGCCATGCACCAGCTGCGCGCCCGCGCCCCCATGACCGTCACGCAGCTCAGCGAACTGACCCGCCTGAGCGTCCCGGCCGTCAGTCACCTCGTCGAGCGCCTCGTGAAACGCGGCCTCGCGCAGCGCACCGAGAACCCCGAGAACCGCCGCGAGAAACTCGTGGACCTCACCGACGCCGGGCGCGACATCGTGGGCCGCATGGACAGCGAATTCGTCAAGGCGTACGTCACCGCCTTCCAGGCCCTGCAACTGGACACCGTCCAGGCCGCCACCCTCCACCTCCAGCGCGTGCTGGACGAACTCGAACCCACCTACTCCTGCCAGGAGCACCCATGA
- a CDS encoding aminotransferase class V-fold PLP-dependent enzyme has product MSDAARPDHTPLNRERLIAPGPVEVAPNVLAELAQPQMHHRAQAGIAKLMEAREKLTRLLGDPYDAVITTSSGTGAFEGALVSTTPGGAKVVNAQAGKFSERWGEMARRFGYDTTLVSKPWGEVLDPQEVADAARDAHTLLITHSETSTGALHDLEAIARAAKAQNPDLIIIADGITSYGVAELRPAAWGVDVIVSGSQKGTATPPGLGFVLFSPEVQARMIQNPERGFYLDMTRELAGQKAGNTPQTPAINLIYALSTALDRLLSVPLDVLWAEQRRKTDALIAAGTALGAPAWAPRTSPAVAVLTPPAGITGRQVAAQLAAMGQRALPGQAPHEDTVFRVSTMGYADRYDALAIAGILEDAFHALGVPVERGAAVQAAWNALKPS; this is encoded by the coding sequence ATGAGCGACGCTGCCCGCCCGGACCACACGCCCCTGAACCGCGAACGCCTGATCGCGCCCGGTCCCGTCGAGGTCGCGCCGAACGTCCTGGCGGAACTGGCGCAGCCGCAGATGCACCACCGCGCGCAGGCCGGGATCGCCAAGCTGATGGAAGCCCGCGAGAAACTCACGCGGCTGCTGGGCGACCCCTACGACGCCGTCATCACCACCAGCAGCGGCACCGGCGCGTTCGAGGGCGCGCTGGTCAGCACCACGCCCGGCGGCGCGAAGGTCGTGAACGCCCAGGCCGGGAAGTTCAGCGAACGCTGGGGCGAGATGGCCCGCCGCTTCGGGTACGACACCACCCTCGTATCGAAACCCTGGGGTGAGGTCCTCGACCCGCAGGAGGTCGCCGACGCCGCCCGGGACGCGCACACGCTGCTCATCACGCACAGCGAGACGAGCACCGGCGCCCTGCACGACCTCGAAGCCATCGCGCGGGCCGCGAAGGCGCAGAACCCGGACCTGATCATCATCGCCGACGGCATCACCTCGTACGGGGTGGCGGAACTGCGCCCCGCCGCGTGGGGCGTGGACGTCATCGTGTCCGGCAGCCAGAAGGGCACCGCCACGCCCCCCGGGCTGGGCTTCGTGCTGTTCAGCCCGGAAGTCCAGGCCCGCATGATCCAGAACCCGGAACGCGGCTTCTACCTGGACATGACCCGCGAACTGGCCGGGCAGAAGGCCGGGAACACCCCGCAGACCCCGGCTATCAACCTGATCTACGCCCTGAGCACGGCGCTGGACCGCCTCCTGAGCGTGCCGCTGGACGTCCTGTGGGCCGAGCAGCGCCGCAAGACCGACGCGCTGATCGCCGCCGGGACCGCGCTGGGCGCGCCTGCCTGGGCGCCGCGGACCAGCCCGGCCGTGGCGGTCCTCACGCCGCCCGCCGGGATCACCGGGCGGCAGGTGGCCGCCCAGCTGGCCGCGATGGGCCAGCGCGCCCTGCCGGGCCAGGCGCCGCACGAGGACACGGTGTTCCGCGTGAGCACTATGGGCTACGCGGACCGCTACGACGCACTGGCGATCGCCGGGATTCTGGAGGACGCCTTCCACGCGCTGGGCGTGCCGGTCGAGCGTGGCGCGGCGGTGCAGGCCGCCTGGAACGCGCTGAAGCCAAGCTGA
- a CDS encoding CAP domain-containing protein has product MIRRLASILLTGCLGFGGLGAAQTTTVPQATPLPLTLPGGQPVEANAVVDSADLFDLLVQADFRACGQTARRDATLDAVAARVARGYSLKSELQSARVRAQRANQFVLPKLGRAPAVLQALANQCALRVGFTRYGVAVQDGRAALVAVTPAQIEADDPRAWLDRFLALTNEARRQGQRCGDELFHSAAPLRWNDQLATSAQTHLGDLIRLNFRGHINPQTGSTPHLRAQAAGYLGADVGENAAYDATTPEDALQTLLDSPGHCRTLMNPEWREFGAAMGNGTADTVFATYWVQDFGR; this is encoded by the coding sequence ATGATCCGCCGCCTCGCCTCCATCCTGCTGACGGGCTGCCTCGGGTTCGGCGGCCTGGGCGCCGCGCAGACCACCACCGTCCCCCAGGCCACCCCGCTTCCCCTGACCCTGCCCGGCGGCCAGCCGGTCGAGGCGAACGCCGTGGTGGACAGCGCCGACCTCTTCGACCTGCTCGTGCAGGCTGACTTCCGCGCCTGCGGGCAGACCGCCCGGCGTGACGCTACCCTGGACGCCGTGGCCGCGCGGGTCGCCCGGGGGTACTCGCTGAAAAGCGAACTGCAGAGCGCCCGGGTCCGCGCCCAGAGGGCCAATCAGTTCGTGCTGCCGAAACTGGGCCGCGCTCCGGCCGTCCTGCAGGCCCTGGCCAACCAGTGCGCTCTGCGCGTCGGCTTCACCCGGTACGGCGTGGCCGTGCAGGACGGCCGGGCCGCGCTGGTCGCCGTGACGCCCGCGCAGATCGAGGCAGACGATCCCCGCGCGTGGCTGGACCGCTTCCTGGCCCTGACGAACGAGGCCCGCCGCCAGGGGCAGCGCTGCGGTGACGAGCTGTTCCACAGCGCCGCGCCGCTGCGCTGGAATGACCAGCTGGCCACGTCCGCACAGACGCACCTGGGCGACCTGATTCGCCTGAACTTCCGCGGGCACATCAATCCCCAGACCGGCAGTACCCCCCACCTGCGCGCGCAGGCGGCCGGTTACCTGGGCGCGGACGTGGGTGAGAACGCCGCCTACGACGCCACCACCCCCGAGGACGCCCTGCAGACCCTGCTGGACAGCCCCGGGCACTGCCGGACCCTGATGAATCCCGAGTGGCGGGAGTTCGGCGCGGCCATGGGCAACGGCACGGCGGACACCGTGTTCGCCACGTACTGGGTGCAGGACTTCGGCCGCTGA
- a CDS encoding FAD-dependent oxidoreductase, giving the protein MRIVIVGGVAAGMSAASRARRFNPDASIVVFERGDQISYGACGLPYVIGGEVESFERLIARTPEQMRARGIGVRLHHDVTGVDSGAATVTVTDRATGQSCTEPYDRLLIATGVSPIRPDWAVTPLGGVHVLRDIPDGEALDASVRGAKRACIVGGGYIGLELAEALRSRGLSVVLLEKGSEVAGRMLDPEHQRRVRAELERNGVDVRCGVTVQGLTGKGRVSGVQTDQGLVRADLVVVAVGVKPNVGLAKAAGVRLGKTGAVAVNARQETSVSGIYSAGDNTESVHRVTRRRVHIPLGLTANRMGRIAGVNMAGGDARFPGVVGTGIFKAFDLGVARTGLTQTDAEALGLNAVSVDVSSTDHAGYHRTSRPIHVRLTAEKGSGRLLGAQLIGENHLSVKRVDVVAALLGERATAQDLFDADLAYAPPFSSVWDVLLVAADRLHKLV; this is encoded by the coding sequence ATGCGAATCGTGATCGTGGGCGGCGTGGCGGCCGGGATGAGCGCGGCCAGTCGGGCCCGCCGCTTCAACCCGGACGCCAGCATCGTGGTATTCGAACGGGGAGACCAGATCAGTTACGGCGCGTGCGGCCTGCCGTACGTGATCGGCGGTGAGGTCGAGTCCTTCGAGCGGCTGATCGCGCGCACGCCCGAGCAGATGCGCGCGCGGGGCATCGGCGTGCGCCTGCACCACGACGTGACCGGCGTGGACTCAGGGGCCGCGACCGTCACCGTGACCGACCGCGCCACCGGACAGTCCTGCACGGAGCCGTACGACCGGCTGCTCATCGCGACCGGAGTCTCCCCTATCCGGCCCGACTGGGCGGTCACGCCCCTGGGCGGCGTGCACGTCCTGCGGGACATCCCGGACGGCGAGGCGCTGGACGCCAGCGTGAGGGGTGCGAAACGGGCCTGCATCGTGGGCGGCGGGTACATCGGACTGGAACTGGCCGAGGCGCTGCGGTCACGCGGGCTGAGCGTCGTGCTTCTGGAGAAGGGGTCGGAGGTCGCGGGGCGCATGCTGGACCCCGAACATCAGCGCCGCGTGCGCGCCGAACTGGAACGCAATGGTGTGGACGTCCGCTGCGGCGTGACCGTGCAGGGCCTGACTGGGAAGGGCCGCGTGAGTGGCGTGCAGACCGACCAGGGCCTCGTGCGGGCCGATCTGGTCGTCGTGGCGGTCGGCGTGAAACCGAACGTGGGACTGGCGAAGGCGGCAGGCGTACGGCTGGGAAAAACCGGCGCGGTCGCCGTGAACGCCCGGCAGGAAACCAGCGTGAGCGGCATCTACTCGGCAGGGGACAACACCGAGAGCGTGCACCGCGTCACGCGCCGCCGCGTGCACATCCCCCTGGGCCTCACCGCGAACCGCATGGGCCGCATCGCCGGGGTGAACATGGCGGGCGGCGACGCGCGCTTCCCCGGCGTGGTCGGCACCGGGATCTTCAAGGCCTTCGACCTGGGCGTGGCCCGCACCGGCCTCACGCAGACCGACGCCGAGGCCCTGGGCCTGAACGCCGTCAGCGTGGACGTCAGCAGCACCGACCACGCCGGGTACCACCGCACCAGCCGCCCCATCCACGTCCGCCTGACCGCCGAGAAGGGATCAGGCCGCCTGCTGGGCGCGCAGCTGATCGGCGAGAACCACCTCAGCGTCAAACGGGTGGACGTCGTTGCGGCCCTGCTGGGCGAGCGGGCCACCGCGCAGGACCTCTTCGACGCCGACCTCGCGTACGCCCCACCCTTCAGCAGCGTGTGGGACGTGCTGCTGGTCGCCGCGGACCGCCTGCACAAACTGGTGTGA